The Atlantibacter hermannii genomic interval GACGGGCGCGCGCCTGTGCTTTACGTGCTTCGCGAGCGGCAATAGCCGCCTGGTTATCCGGGACGCTGTTGGCCTGAATGACAATCATCTCAGCCGGTTTCTTCTCGCGAACCCGGGACAATGCAGCGTTAATCGCGTCTTTATCCTCGGCAGCGGGCTGAACCGCCGCTTTTTTATGGCGTTCCAGACGGGCGGCTTTTTCGCGCTCCAGACGTTGCTGGCGGGCTTCAAAGCGCGCTTTTGCTTCTGCAGCACGCTGCTCTTCCAGCTGTATGGCGCGAATTTCTGCTTTTTCCTGACGGAAGTACTGCACCAGCGGGATATTACTCGGGCATACCCACGCGCAGGCGCCGCACTCAATACAGTCAGAAAGATTATGCGCAGTCGCTTTATCGTGCTGCTGCCCTTTACTGAACCAGTAAAGCTGTTGCGGCAGCAGGTCCGCCGGGCAGGCGTCGGCGCAGGCGCTGCAACGTATGCAGTGTTGTTCTTCCTGCGGTTCGCCCATTTCTGTGCTGGATGGTGCCAACAGGCAGTTAGTGATTTTTACCACCGGCACGTCAAGCCAGGGCAGGGTAAAGCCCATCAGCGGGCCACCCATGATCACCAGTTGATCGCTGGTCGGGCAGAAACCGCCGAACTCCAGCAAATGACGCACTGGCGTACCAAGCCGCGCCCAGACGTTGCCCGGTCGCGCAATGGATTCGCCTGTGAGGGTGACGACACGTTCAGTCAGCGGTTCGCCATCGATGATCGCACGCTTAACGGCATACGCGGTGCCGACGTTGTGCATCAGCACGCCGATGTCGGATGAGCGACCACCGTGCGGCACCTGCTTGCCGGTGAGGATTTGCGTCAGCTGTTTCGCGCCGCCGGAGGGATACTTGGTTGGGATCACCCGCAGCGTGATGCCATGCTCATGGCACAAGACCGCGCGCAGCATCGAGATAGCCTGCGGTTTGTTATCTTCAATGCCGATCAGCACTTCACGCGGTTTGAGGATCCACGCCAGAATACGAATACCTTCAATAATCTGCGCCGCACACTCCTGCATCAGGCGGTCATCCGCCGTGATGTAAGGTTCGCATTCAGCGGCATTGATAATCAGCGTCTCGATTTTATCGCCGCCGCCCTGGAGCTTAACCCCGGTTGGGAAGCCTGCGCCGCCCAGCCCGGCGATGCCGAACTGATGAATACGCTCAATCAGCGCTTCACGCGTACGCTGGGCGTAATCGTGCCAGCCCTCACGTTCAATCCAGCGATCTTCACCGTCAGGTTCAATAATGACGCTCAGTTCCGTCAGGGCGGAAGGATGGGCCGTGCTGTGCGGCGCAATAGCCACCACGGTGCCGGAGGTCGGTGCATGAACCGGTAACATACGGCCCCAGCCGCGCGTCAGCGGCTGGCCGCGCAGGACACGATCGCCAGGCTGCATGCACAGTTCACCCTCAGCGCCGATATGCTGCTTGACGGGAATGATAAAACGGCCGGGTAACGGCACGTGGCGCAGCGGCGTGCCGCTGGACTGGGATTTCATCTCTGGCGGATGAATACCGCCGTCGAAATCCCAGATTTTTTCTTTTCTGAAGGCAGAAAATAATTTAAGCATGGTGTTCCACAGGAATGATTCGAACCGGAATGCTGTCCAAATTCCATTTCCAGTTTTCCGTTGTGGTGGCAACAGGGCGTAATTCAATGCAGCTTGTCGGGCACGGATCAACGCAAAGGTTACAGCCGGTGCACAGGTCGCTCATGACGGTATGCATGGCGCGGGTCGCGCCGACGATAGCGTCAACCGGACAAGCCTGAATACACTTGGTACAGCCAATACAGTTGTTTTCATCAATCACGGCCAGCATACGCACCGGTTCCGGCGCTGCATCGTCACCACCAACAGGTTGCGGCTCGACATTTAATAAGGTGGCGATTTTTTGCATCACAGCCTCGCCGCCAGGGGCGCAGCGGTTGATGTTTTCACCCTGATTGCCTACCGCTTCCGCGTAGGGGCGACACCCTGGATAACCGCATTGCCCGCACTGGCTTTGCGGGAGAATGGCATCGATTTTGTCGACGATAGGATCTTCTTCCACCGCAAACCGGCGGGACGCAAAGCCCAGCAGCAGACCGAAAACCAGCCCCAATGCGCTCAGGGCGACAATGGCGATCCAAACGGTACTCATGACACTTTCACCAGCCCGCTAAAGCCCATAAAGGCCAGCGACATCAGCCCGGCGGTAATTAATGCAATGGCGTTGCCGCGAAAAGGCGCGGGCACATCGGCCACCGCGAGGCGTTCGCGGATGGCGGCAAACAGCACCATAACCAGCGAGAAGCCCACGGCGGCTGAAAAGCCGTACAGCGCAGACTGCAGGAAGTTATGGCCAATATTAATATTCAGCAGCGCCACGCCTAATACCGCGCAGTTAGTGGTAATCAGCGGAAGGAAAATCCCCAGCAGCCGGTATAACGCCGGGCTGGTTTTCCGCACCACCATTTCCGTGAACTGAACCACCACGGCGATGACCAGAATAAACGCCAGCGTGCGCAGGAAAACCAGATCGAGAGGGATAAGAATAAAGTTGTCGATAAGCCAGGCGCATACCGAAGCCATGGTCATCACAAAAGTGGTGGCCAGTCCCATCCCGATGGCGGTTTCCAGTTTTTTGGAGACCCCCATAAACGGGCACAGGCCAAGAAACTTCACTAAAACGAAGTTATTGACCAGCACAGTACCAACAAACAACAGCAAGTAATCAGTCATTATCCGACCTGAAACAAAAATAGCCGTCTATTATCGGACAAGGTCCGCAAGGCGACAACGGAGAATGTGTAAGGTTATTTAGGATTGACGAAAGTCAACTTCACGCGTTCGGCGCGCTTGAAATAAGGCACGAACAGCGCCGCAGCAATCAGCTGAAACACCAGTTGGCGCACAATGGTGTCATCCGACACCGGCGAAAACGCAAAGGATTTCAGCACCAACAGCACCGAAATGAGCAACCAGATAATATAGTGCTTCGGCACGTTAGTCTGACGCTTAAAGAAAGCGATGGTCAGCCACAGGGTATAACTCCACATCAATGCCGCCGAAAACAGCGAAACGTACCACAACGCCATATCCTGTCCGGCCTGTTGGCCTAATGCGTAACGAGTTTCCGGGGAGAGCATTGCGGTAAAATACATCACCACCACTAATGATGTGCTCAATAAAGTCAACAATAGCCAGGCGAGAGGAGCAAGCAACCAGCCCCCGATACGCAATGCAGGCGTGGTGGTCATATTACCTCCAACGGAGTATGTCGTAAGCGTTATTCGCTGCGTGAATTTCAGCGCAAGAATTATAAGGATTTTTACGCCAAAAGCTACTGACGCTTATTGAACGAAACGCCATACCGTTTTGGGCACCTGGCCCAGGTCGTATAATCTGCCCCCGGAAACAATTTCAGCGCGACGGTGATCCGCTGCGCGGTACATGTTAATCATTTCCTGGTTATCTGACAGAGAATAGTTGAGGTGGTCGAACAGTTTTTCAAGGCTTTCAAGTGTGGTGATTTTGCGAAATTTAAATAAATAATCCTGAACGGTCATATTAAATCCTGCTCATAAATATAATTATGATAATTCCCGGGAACGCACCTAAGAATAATA includes:
- the rsxC gene encoding electron transport complex protein RnfC, which produces MLKLFSAFRKEKIWDFDGGIHPPEMKSQSSGTPLRHVPLPGRFIIPVKQHIGAEGELCMQPGDRVLRGQPLTRGWGRMLPVHAPTSGTVVAIAPHSTAHPSALTELSVIIEPDGEDRWIEREGWHDYAQRTREALIERIHQFGIAGLGGAGFPTGVKLQGGGDKIETLIINAAECEPYITADDRLMQECAAQIIEGIRILAWILKPREVLIGIEDNKPQAISMLRAVLCHEHGITLRVIPTKYPSGGAKQLTQILTGKQVPHGGRSSDIGVLMHNVGTAYAVKRAIIDGEPLTERVVTLTGESIARPGNVWARLGTPVRHLLEFGGFCPTSDQLVIMGGPLMGFTLPWLDVPVVKITNCLLAPSSTEMGEPQEEQHCIRCSACADACPADLLPQQLYWFSKGQQHDKATAHNLSDCIECGACAWVCPSNIPLVQYFRQEKAEIRAIQLEEQRAAEAKARFEARQQRLEREKAARLERHKKAAVQPAAEDKDAINAALSRVREKKPAEMIVIQANSVPDNQAAIAAREARKAQARARQAEKAAASTSVDSADNAPVDPRKAAVEAAIARAKARKQGTTEPVAEAADNVAPVDPRKAAVEAAIARAKARKEGTTEPVTESAENVAPVDPRKAAVEAAIARAKARKQGATEPVAEAAENVAPVDPRKAAVEAAIARAKARKQGATEPVAEAADTVAPVDPRKAAVEAAIARAKARKQGATEPVTEAADTVAPVDPRKAAVEAAIARAKARKQASLEQESANDEPVDPRKAAVAAAIARAQAKKAAQKAVNEE
- the rnfB gene encoding electron transport complex protein, with translation MSTVWIAIVALSALGLVFGLLLGFASRRFAVEEDPIVDKIDAILPQSQCGQCGYPGCRPYAEAVGNQGENINRCAPGGEAVMQKIATLLNVEPQPVGGDDAAPEPVRMLAVIDENNCIGCTKCIQACPVDAIVGATRAMHTVMSDLCTGCNLCVDPCPTSCIELRPVATTTENWKWNLDSIPVRIIPVEHHA
- the rnfA gene encoding electron transport complex protein RnfA; translated protein: MTDYLLLFVGTVLVNNFVLVKFLGLCPFMGVSKKLETAIGMGLATTFVMTMASVCAWLIDNFILIPLDLVFLRTLAFILVIAVVVQFTEMVVRKTSPALYRLLGIFLPLITTNCAVLGVALLNINIGHNFLQSALYGFSAAVGFSLVMVLFAAIRERLAVADVPAPFRGNAIALITAGLMSLAFMGFSGLVKVS
- the ydgK gene encoding inner membrane protein — encoded protein: MTTTPALRIGGWLLAPLAWLLLTLLSTSLVVVMYFTAMLSPETRYALGQQAGQDMALWYVSLFSAALMWSYTLWLTIAFFKRQTNVPKHYIIWLLISVLLVLKSFAFSPVSDDTIVRQLVFQLIAAALFVPYFKRAERVKLTFVNPK
- the cnu gene encoding H-NS-and StpA-binding protein; this translates as MTVQDYLFKFRKITTLESLEKLFDHLNYSLSDNQEMINMYRAADHRRAEIVSGGRLYDLGQVPKTVWRFVQ